CCGCATTTACCAGCACCTGTCTCAATGCCCTGATGTTCGTTCAAAAACACAGTGCACTGGTGACCCTGGGTATCAAACCGACCCGACCTGACACAGGATACGGGTATATCCAGTTTGAAACCCAGCAGGTGGCGGACAATGTATACCCCGTAAAGACCTTCACTGAAAAGCCTAATTTAGAACTGGCCAGGACCTTTATACAAAGTGGAGACTTCCTCTGGAACGCCGGGATCTTCGTATGGAACGTGAAAACCATTCTCGCCGCTCTGAAGACCTACCTGCCGGAGGTAGACGAACTTTTTGAACAATACAGTTCCGCCCTAAACACCCCCGAGGAGAAAAAGGCGATTGAAACCATCTATCCACAGTGTACCAATATCTCTATTGATTATGGTATCATGGAAAAGGCTGATAACGTTTACGTAATCCCGGCCAATTTCGGATGGAGTGACCTGGGTACCTGGGCGTCTGCCTACGAAAACCTGGAAAGGGATGATTCCGGCAATGCCATTCAGGGTAAGAATGTGATGATGATCGATGCTACGAACTGTATGGTAAGGGCTCCCCACGATAAGTTGCTGGTTTTGCAGGGCCTCGATGAATTCATCGTGGTAGATACCAACGACGTTTTGCTGATCTGCCGCAAAGACCATGAACAGCAAATAAAGGAATACGTAGCAGAGGTAAAGCGCAACAAAGGAGAGAAGTACCTTTAAGATATGTCCAAATTACCCAATGTAGGAACGACGATCTTCACGGTTATGTCGGGCCTGGCTGCGCAGTATGCTGCCATTAATCTGTCACAGGGCTTTCCTGATTTTGATTGTAACGAAACCCTGAAGCACCTTGTAAACGAGGCCATGGAAGCAGGCTATAACCAGTATGCCCCCATGCCGGGTATTATGCCCCTGCGCGAGGCGATTGCCGGAAAGATCCGCTTACTTTATGGGCAAACCGTTAATGCGGATACGGAAATTACAGTCACCCCGGGAGGTACGTATGCCATTTTCACAGCTATCGCCACCGTTATTGGTCCGGGCGATGAGGTGATCATCTTTGAACCAGCCTACGATAGTTACATTCCGAATCTGCTGGTGAATGGTGGGGTACCGGTGCGCATTCCGCTTTCATTTCCTGACTATCATATAGACTGGTCACTGGTTCGGAGCAAAATAACACCCCGTACTAAAATGATCATGCTGAATACGCCCCACAATCCCACAGGGAGTATTCTCACCCAAAATGATATTGATGAACTGGAGAAACTAGTGGCGGAACATAATATCCTCATCCTTTCTGACGAAGTATATGAGCACCTTATTTACGATGGTAAGGAGCACCTGAGCATATTGCGCTACCCTGCATTGCGGAAAAACAGTTTTGTCACTTTCTCATTCGGAAAGGTATTTCATAATACAGGATGGAAAATGGGCTATTGTATAGCACCGCCTCACCTGATGGCGGAGTATAGAAAAGTACACCAGTACCTCTGCTTCTCTGTAAATACGCCTATGCAGCATGGCCTGGCTAAGTTCCTGCAAACGCCGGATCACTATCTGAGCCTGCCGGCATTCTTCCAGGGAAAGAGAGATTATTTCCTGTCTCTCATGAAAGAAACCCGCTTTACGCCCTTACATTCATCCGGTAGTTATTTTCAGCTGATGAAATATGACCGTATTTCCGAGGAGGGAGATAAGGAATTTGCGATCCGGATCACGAAAGAATTCGGGGTAGCGAGTATCCCGGTATCGGCATTTTATGAGGATGGTAAGGACGACCATGTGGTAAGGTTCTGTTTTGCCAAAAAGAACGAAACACTTGAAAAGGCCGTGGAGCGCCTTAGAAAGATCTAAAATAAAAAGCCGCCCTGTAATCAGAGCGGCTTTTCCTTTGTATATGACCACAAGCCATTGCTTGTATTACACAGTTACAGCTTCCAGTTGCTCTTTCTCTACTTCCTCACCAATAATCAGTGTATCTTCCAGGAAAGTCACTACGCCGGTTTCGACATCGTACATGGCTCCGATAATACCTACTTCTCCATTGAGAATCATTTCGCGTAAAATGTGGCTTTGCTCCATAATTGCCTGTACAGAACGCTGAGTATGGATATGCGTAACCGCATCCACAAAAGCGGGGTTATGAGAGGTCCTGTTTTCTTTAATAGTCTTTTCTGCATAAACGGCAGGGGTAATTCTACCCAGCAACGCAGTCAGGTTTCCCATTTCTACCTTGTCGCATGCACCTTTGATCGCGCCGCATTTGCTATGACCCAGCACTACGATGAACTTGGAGCCGGCTACCTTACAAGCATATTCCAGGCTACCCAGTACGTTTTCTGAGATTACAGCACCAGCCAGGCGGATACTGAAAATGTCTCCCAGACCCTGATCAAAGATCAGTTCTGCAGATGTGCGGGAGTCCATACAGCTCACGATAGCAGCCATCGGCCATTGACCATCGCGGGTTTCGTTAATCTGATCCAGGTGATCGCGGTGCAGGCGGAGGTTTTCCACGAAGCGTGCGTTACCATTCTTCAATAATTCCAGGGTAGTAGCTGGAGTCAGTTTGTCTTGCAGAGATTTATTTAATGTTTTCATTCTTTTCACGTTTTTTAATTGGTTTTTAAATGGCAGGTTAACAATCGTTTAATTCAGTTGTAATTCTTTCAATAATTGCTCATGATTACCGGTGGATATAGTATGTACGTGTCCGGAGCTAATATTGGCTTGGTAATCAGCAGGAATATTTTCAGAATTCTGGATTTTATACTCATTCTTAAACCCCGTTAGCACCACATTAATGTTCTTCTGAGCTGCTTTTACATCTTTGAATTCCCTGATAGATTCCAGTACATCGAAATCTATATAGGTGGTATTACTTGCATCGATTACTACGGTGGTATTCTCCGGCATGTGATCCAGGGTGAGCAGGATGCTGGCTTTGTTCAGGAAAGACACTTCCTGTGCCAGTTCCAGCTTGATGCTGTCACCGTTATGGTATTTCTCTTTGCGGAAATAGTAGGAGCTACGCATATTACCTCTCAGAATGGCAATCACACTAACCGCCATACCTAATGAGATGCCAATGAGCAGATCGGTAAATACGATAGCAACAACCGTCACCACGAAAGGCACCCACTGGTACTTACCATTTTTGAACATCTCTTTGAAGATGGAGATCTTGCAGAGCTTATAGCCGGTCACCAGTAGTACGGCGGCCAGGGTAGCCAGCGGAATCTTGTTCAGGATGGTAGGAATCAGGGCTGCACAAACCAGGAGTAGTACACCGTGGGTAATGGTAGCGAGTTTAGTACGGCCACCTGCATTGATATTGGCAGAGGAACGTACGATTACGGAGGTGATGGGCAGGCCACCGATCATTCCGCTTATAATATTACCGATACCCTGTGCCTGCAGTTCACGGTTAGGAGGGGTATGTCTTTTCAGCGGATCCAGTTTATCAGTCGCTTCTACGTTCAGCAGGGTTTCTACTGAGGCTACGATAGCGATAGTGGCACCTACGATCCATACTTCCTTGTTGGTAATGGCGCTGAAATCAGGAGTGGTAAATTGTCCGATGAAGTCTCCGAAGCTTTCAGGCACCGGCAGGCTCACCAGGTGAGAAGGTGCAATGGCCAGTTTACTGCCAATAGCAATAAAGATAGCATTCAGCACTACAGCGTAATTACGGCTACCAGCGGTGCAGGGATCACCCCTACTTTAGGAATCTTGTTCCAGTAGAGGATGATCAGCACCGAAATAACACAAACTATAGTCGCACCCAGGTGGATGTGGTTGATAGTGGACAGCAAAGCAGAGATGCTATTATGTCCGTCTACCTGGATAAAGGTAAAATCTCCTTCAGAATCAGCATCATAGCCAAAGGCATGCGGAAGTTGCTTCATTATAATAATAATACCGATGGCGGTGAGCATCCCTTTAATCACATTAGAAGGGAAGTAGTTGGCTACGGTACCTGCCTTGAGAAGACCAAACCCCAACTGGAATACGCCACCGATAACAACTGCCATGAGAAATACGTCGAATACGCCAAACTTGGTGATGGCAGAGAGTACAACAGCTGTAAGGCCGGCAGCAGGGCCGCTCACGCTCAGTTGTGCACCGCTCAGGGAACCAACCACCAGGCCCCCGATAATGCCGGCAATCATACCGGAGAACAACGGAGCGCCGGATGCCAGGGCAATACCGAGACATAAAGGCACCGCAATCAGGAATACAACAAGACCGGACGAGAGGTCGCCTTTGACGTTCGAGAATATATTTTGCCTGCTCATAGTCAATAGAATTTAATTACGCTTATGCGTAGGTTGGTCATGGGAATAGAAGTACCTGTGCGCTTTATAGCGTAGGCACAACAATCCCATTAGATTTTTGTGTTTGAGTAGTAATAAATGTGTAAAAGCAGCATCAAAAGACACAGGATGCCTGATGCAATAGAAAATAATAAGGAGTGAGCTTTAGCAATTAGGAGGGGGGCAGTGTATTTCCCTGACAGGGCCTTTCAGAATGTTCTCCATTACTGAGAAATGGATCTTACTGAGAAAAAGGGAAGGTTCGTGGAAAGAGTGATCATGATGCTTCAGCCATTTTAAGTCTTTGGCTATTTTGACTACATCATCACCCGAGCATCCATCTGAAGGATGTTCCTCCACTATCTGGTTATTAAACAGTAACCTCCCCATCTCCTTTATTGGAAGGAGTTGGATGCACATCAGTGCAAGAAGGAATATACCGATAACCTTTTTCATGGTTCTACAAAAATAATAAAAGCTGGGATGTATCGTGAATATACGATTTAAAAATATGTTAAAGGATATTTTTTTTACCACTCATCATAAATTTTCTCTACCTCCAAAATATTAAGTACTTGGTTACTAGATAATTATGCTTTAACGGGTAATAAACAAAGCAAATTATTTTGTTTAAAAAGGTATTGTGTATTGCATAGTAGTATAAAACCCCTTATCTTTGTATTGTAGAAATCAAAAAACAAAACATTATGAACATAGTAAGACAATTAATAAAGCTCACTTGCCATGAACATAGATAACACACAATCACAGATGCGAAAGGGCGTGCTTGAATTCTGCATCCTGAGCATCATCAAGCAAGGAGAGGCTTACCCTTCAGACATTATTGAAAAAATGAAAGAAGCAAAGCTGGATATCCTGGAGGGCACTCTTTATCCTTTATTAACACGGTTAAAGAACGCAGAATTGCTGAGTTACAGATGGGAAGAAAGTAATTCAGGGCCTCCAAGAAAATATTTTTCCATGACCGAAAAAGGAGAGGCATTCTACCTGGAATTAGAAAAGACCTGGAATGAACTGGCCAATGCGGTACATCAGCTCACAAGTAAATAGAAATCCATCCACACTAAAATCTAATAAATAGCAACGAGTAATGAAAAAGATTATTAACATAAACCTGGCCAGCCGCCTTATTCCCATTGAGGATAGCGCATATGAGATACTGCGGCAGTATCTGGACAGTTTGAAAAAATACTTTGCAAGGGAGGAAGGTGCGGATGAGATTGTGAGTGATATTGAAGGTCGTATTGCAGAGATCTTTCAGGATAAAATAAAGAAAGGAGCACATTGCATCACGGATGATGATGTAGTTGGTGTAAAAGCTGTAATGGGTACCCCTGATCAGTTTGAAGAAACCGACGACACCAATGCCAAACAGCAATCTGCACCTGCCAGCGATCCTATCTATGATAGTTTCCGTACCAGGAAGCGCTTATACCGTGACCCGGATGCCAAGGTGCTGGGAGGTGTATGCGGAGGCCTGGGGGCTTACCTCAATGTAGACCCGGTGGTTTTCCGTATCATCTTCGCCTTACTGGCAATCGGTGGTTTCGGTTCCGGTATCCTGGTATACTTCATACTCTGGATCGTAACACCAGAAGCAAATAGTGCAGCAGAAAAGCTGCAAATGAGAGGAGAGCGTGTAGATGTGAACAACATCAAAACTGCTGTTCAGGATGAAATAAACGCTACCAAGGCCCATTTCAAGCATATCGGAAACGAAATGCGAAATTTTTCTCAGGGCCGGGGAAGACAAGTTGGAAATGATATTGAACGTTTTGGCCGTAGCTTTTTCGATGTATTAGGCCGCGTTCTGATCGTACTGACTAAAGGCTTCTTTTACTTCCTGGCTGTAGTCATTCTCCTCGTCCTGCTGGTAGTAGGCGTAATGATCACAGTTGCTTCTCCGGTCCTTCTGCCATTCAAAGACCTGCTGTTGTCAGGCACCCTGCAAAATCTGCTTTTCTGGCCATCTGTATTCCTGTTGATCGGTATACCGATCGTAGGGATTATCATATTCATCATCCGCAAACTCACGGGTGTAAAACAGACGAACCGCTATGTGGGTTATACCCTTAGTTTCCTCTGGTTCACCGGTCTTGTGTTTGCAATACTGGTAGGTATTTCTGTCGCAAAAGACTTCAGATTACGGAATACTGTAAAAGA
This window of the Chitinophaga sancti genome carries:
- a CDS encoding PadR family transcriptional regulator, giving the protein MNIDNTQSQMRKGVLEFCILSIIKQGEAYPSDIIEKMKEAKLDILEGTLYPLLTRLKNAELLSYRWEESNSGPPRKYFSMTEKGEAFYLELEKTWNELANAVHQLTSK
- a CDS encoding methionine aminotransferase, whose translation is MSKLPNVGTTIFTVMSGLAAQYAAINLSQGFPDFDCNETLKHLVNEAMEAGYNQYAPMPGIMPLREAIAGKIRLLYGQTVNADTEITVTPGGTYAIFTAIATVIGPGDEVIIFEPAYDSYIPNLLVNGGVPVRIPLSFPDYHIDWSLVRSKITPRTKMIMLNTPHNPTGSILTQNDIDELEKLVAEHNILILSDEVYEHLIYDGKEHLSILRYPALRKNSFVTFSFGKVFHNTGWKMGYCIAPPHLMAEYRKVHQYLCFSVNTPMQHGLAKFLQTPDHYLSLPAFFQGKRDYFLSLMKETRFTPLHSSGSYFQLMKYDRISEEGDKEFAIRITKEFGVASIPVSAFYEDGKDDHVVRFCFAKKNETLEKAVERLRKI
- a CDS encoding PspC domain-containing protein — translated: MKKIININLASRLIPIEDSAYEILRQYLDSLKKYFAREEGADEIVSDIEGRIAEIFQDKIKKGAHCITDDDVVGVKAVMGTPDQFEETDDTNAKQQSAPASDPIYDSFRTRKRLYRDPDAKVLGGVCGGLGAYLNVDPVVFRIIFALLAIGGFGSGILVYFILWIVTPEANSAAEKLQMRGERVDVNNIKTAVQDEINATKAHFKHIGNEMRNFSQGRGRQVGNDIERFGRSFFDVLGRVLIVLTKGFFYFLAVVILLVLLVVGVMITVASPVLLPFKDLLLSGTLQNLLFWPSVFLLIGIPIVGIIIFIIRKLTGVKQTNRYVGYTLSFLWFTGLVFAILVGISVAKDFRLRNTVKENFAIVQPSKGKIVFKEAENLVQVEESFFDENLRLADDTVIINNYHISVEKSRNDSFYLEVQRSARGRSISQARTLAKEISYPITQQDTVIYLPAGISIPRDSKFRDQRVRLIIRVPVDKQVEMDKKVRNHYRNWNWDNDWNDHHDWDDFEDNGDDSGQVLKMTTDGIDQKNDKHESNNDSSEDNYRYKGKQERKTSPEEDTTKATSATGKGKVAFEGGEAISYSLYKLLS
- a CDS encoding mannose-1-phosphate guanylyltransferase; translation: MTYVNRHFYVAIMAGGIGSRFWPYSRTDYPKQFLDILNTGKSLLQWTYERFSQFIPRENIFVVTHQHYIGKVQEQLPDVVVDNIVPEPFRKNTAPCIAYISHKIYGQDPKANIICAPADHLIMDATAFTSTCLNALMFVQKHSALVTLGIKPTRPDTGYGYIQFETQQVADNVYPVKTFTEKPNLELARTFIQSGDFLWNAGIFVWNVKTILAALKTYLPEVDELFEQYSSALNTPEEKKAIETIYPQCTNISIDYGIMEKADNVYVIPANFGWSDLGTWASAYENLERDDSGNAIQGKNVMMIDATNCMVRAPHDKLLVLQGLDEFIVVDTNDVLLICRKDHEQQIKEYVAEVKRNKGEKYL
- a CDS encoding SulP family inorganic anion transporter, giving the protein MSRQNIFSNVKGDLSSGLVVFLIAVPLCLGIALASGAPLFSGMIAGIIGGLVVGSLSGAQLSVSGPAAGLTAVVLSAITKFGVFDVFLMAVVIGGVFQLGFGLLKAGTVANYFPSNVIKGMLTAIGIIIIMKQLPHAFGYDADSEGDFTFIQVDGHNSISALLSTINHIHLGATIVCVISVLIILYWNKIPKVGVIPAPLVAVITL
- a CDS encoding carbonic anhydrase family protein: MKTLNKSLQDKLTPATTLELLKNGNARFVENLRLHRDHLDQINETRDGQWPMAAIVSCMDSRTSAELIFDQGLGDIFSIRLAGAVISENVLGSLEYACKVAGSKFIVVLGHSKCGAIKGACDKVEMGNLTALLGRITPAVYAEKTIKENRTSHNPAFVDAVTHIHTQRSVQAIMEQSHILREMILNGEVGIIGAMYDVETGVVTFLEDTLIIGEEVEKEQLEAVTV
- a CDS encoding SulP family inorganic anion transporter is translated as MLNAIFIAIGSKLAIAPSHLVSLPVPESFGDFIGQFTTPDFSAITNKEVWIVGATIAIVASVETLLNVEATDKLDPLKRHTPPNRELQAQGIGNIISGMIGGLPITSVIVRSSANINAGGRTKLATITHGVLLLVCAALIPTILNKIPLATLAAVLLVTGYKLCKISIFKEMFKNGKYQWVPFVVTVVAIVFTDLLIGISLGMAVSVIAILRGNMRSSYYFRKEKYHNGDSIKLELAQEVSFLNKASILLTLDHMPENTTVVIDASNTTYIDFDVLESIREFKDVKAAQKNINVVLTGFKNEYKIQNSENIPADYQANISSGHVHTISTGNHEQLLKELQLN